TAATAAGACAGAGCCGATAAACAGGGCGCTGGTGAGCATGCCGAGAACCAACCGATTCACCGAAGGCTCCAGACCGCGGTGATCCAAGTGCACATCGAAACTGCCGGTCTGCACTTGTTGCAAGATATCCCTTAGCCGGCGAGGGAGCACTTCAGCAAGCTGTTCTAACTCGTAGGCGATTCGACGCGCTTTCTTCAATTGCCGCGTTGGCGAAAGACGCTTCGCCATCATCCGTTTACGATACGGCTGTAAGACTTCCATCAAGCTAAAGTTGGGCGTCAGCCGCCCGCCCGTTCCCTCAAGCATGACCAATACCTTTAGAAGCAATGACATGGTCGAGGGCAGAATAATCCCGTGGCGATTCAGCAAATCGAGCATCTCCGTCAGCGCCGCTGCCAACTCGAACCGGTCGACGGATTGATGGGCATAGTGCCCCGTGAAATCGGCTAGGTCGTGATGTAGTGCTCGCTCGTCAAGTCCAGCGGGCGTTGAACCAACCCGCGTCAGAACGGCAGCGAGCTGGGCGGGGTCTTGGTCAACGATCGCGAGCAGCATCTCGACGATATCCTCACGAAGCGACTCGTCGATGCGTCCCACTTGACCAAAATCAAGCAAGCCGATTCGATCGCCTTCCATGAGCAGCAGATTGCCCGGATGCGGATCTGCATGATAAAGACCGAAATCGAAAATCATATCGAGATAGATCTCTGCCCCAGCACGTGCAATTTCTGTCGCCTCCTCTGGAGGATAGCTGCCGCTGGCAACGCTACTTAACGGTTTGCCTTCGAGCCACTCCATGACCAGAACACGATCGCTCGAAAATTCGGGGATCGGGTTCGGCACGCACAACGTGTCGTGTTTGTCGAATCTTCGCCGGAACTCCTCCAAGTGCCTTAGCTCACGATCAAAATCCAACTCACGCCGCAGGGCACGCTGGAACTCAGCAACGGTGGCGCTGGGGCGGTAGGCACGCAGCTCGGGCAGACGTTCTGCGAGCTGGGCAAGTCCCGAGAGAATATCCAGGTCAACATGCACTCGCTGTTGGATGCCATGATGCTGGACCTTCACTGCCACCACTCGTCCATCAGCCAAGACCGCTTTATGAACCTGCCCAATTGATGCCGAAGCAATCGGCTTGATGTCGAATTGCGAGAACACCTCTTCAACTGGGCTACCAAGTTCACGGAGTATTGTCT
The genomic region above belongs to Lacipirellulaceae bacterium and contains:
- a CDS encoding AarF/ABC1/UbiB kinase family protein encodes the protein MRIRAIPQIYRNVGRWGEILSVLSKYGLAGWLSQFEFSFGKSWLKNQSGQVIANHDRCTRIRLALEDLGPTFIKLGQILSTRPDLVGSELAGELERLQIDVPSDSSELVEETILRELGSPVEEVFSQFDIKPIASASIGQVHKAVLADGRVVAVKVQHHGIQQRVHVDLDILSGLAQLAERLPELRAYRPSATVAEFQRALRRELDFDRELRHLEEFRRRFDKHDTLCVPNPIPEFSSDRVLVMEWLEGKPLSSVASGSYPPEEATEIARAGAEIYLDMIFDFGLYHADPHPGNLLLMEGDRIGLLDFGQVGRIDESLREDIVEMLLAIVDQDPAQLAAVLTRVGSTPAGLDERALHHDLADFTGHYAHQSVDRFELAAALTEMLDLLNRHGIILPSTMSLLLKVLVMLEGTGGRLTPNFSLMEVLQPYRKRMMAKRLSPTRQLKKARRIAYELEQLAEVLPRRLRDILQQVQTGSFDVHLDHRGLEPSVNRLVLGMLTSALFIGSVLLVTNDVWPIRGVSTPGFLGMILSAGLGMRLLRAINKSGHLDRRK